CGCCTACGCCCGCACCGGCGAGGGCCCGCCCCTGGTGAAGACCGCCAACTGGCTGACCCACCTCGACCTCGACCGGACCAACCCGATGTGGGCGCACTGGTTCGACGGGCTCACCCGCGGCCGACAGCTCATCCGCTACGACGAGCGCGGCTGCGGCCTCTCCTCATGGGACATGGGCAGCTTCACCCTCGACGACCTGGTGGCCGACCTCGACGCCGTGGCCGACGCCGTCGGCCTCGACCACTTCCCTCTGCTCGGGGTGTCCCAGGGCGGCGCGGTGGCGGTCGCCTACGCCGCTCTTCGCCCCGAGCGCGTCAGCCATCTCATCCTCACCTCCGCCTATGCCCGGGGGCAGCAGATCCGTGCGGGCAGCGACGCCGAGCGCGATGCCGCCGAGGTCGACCTCAACATCGCCCGCGCCGGATGGCGTTCGCAGGACAGCAGCTTCCTGCGCTACTTCGCCTCCCAGTTCCTCGCCGACGCCACTCCCGCGGAGTGGGACGCGTTCGCCGCCTACCAGCGGCAGACGACCTCGCCCGCCAACGGTCTGCGCTTCCTGGAGGAGTTCACCCGCATCGACATCTCGGGCATCGCTCACGACGTGACCTGTCCCACGCTGATCATCCACGCCCGTGACGACGCGCGGGTTCCCGTCTCACAGTCCCTGGAACTGGCCACGCTCATCCCCGACAGCCGGCTGGTCCTGCTCGACAGCCGCAACCACCTGTTCACGGCGGACGACCCCGCGTGGCCCACCTTCCTCACCCACCTCTACAACTTCCTCTCCGAGTAGCCCGGCAGCCGGAACGCCTGCGGCGACGGGAGGGAGGACGGGCCCCGCGGGGCGCGGTGCACAGCCGTACCGCCGGGCAGACGCAACCCGGCGCTGGGTGTTTCCCTGTGATGTTCTGACAGGACGTCCGTGAAGTCGGCGGACGACTTCACGGACGCCGATGATCGTGTCGCGCCGGCGTGCCGGCCCGCGCGAACGGAGAACGACTAGTACTCCAGCTGTAGATCGTGATCTTCATGTCTGGGATGCGGCTTGCCGCCGGTAGTGACTGGTGCGTGATCGTGCCTGGTGGCGGCGGCGCCAGTCGGACCAGGCAAGCCGGTGGGCCGCGTCGAGGACGGGCCGGACGACGAGCGCGATGAACAGGCGGCAGATCTCGTTGCAGGACAGCGGGATCAGGTCGTCCGGCGTGGGTCGGTGTGCGTGTTCGTCGGCGCGGACGACGGCGAGGAAGGCGTGGGCCAGCATCGCGAGGGTGACCCAGCGGGCCCACGAGGGGTAGCGGCGGACCTGGTGCTCATCCAGCCCGGCCAGTCCCTTCTCTGTTTGGAAGGTCTCCTCCACCCGCCATCTGGAACCTGCGACCTTGACCAGGGTGGCCAGGGATGCCGGCGTGGTGGAGTGACAGCGGTAGTAGGCGAGTTCACCGGTGCTGCGGTTGCGGCGGATCAGCAGCTGGTGGTGGCCCGGGGCTGCCTCGGCGAGGTCGATGACGGCCCAGTCGTAGAATCGCTGCCCCTTCGCGCCGTGTCCGGCCGAGAGCTTCTGCCAGGCCCGCTTCGGCACCTTCGCCGCCAGGGCATCGGCGCGGAACTTGCCTGCGCCGGTGGGCACTTCGGCCGAGCAGGCCACCGCGAGGACATAGCCGATGCCGCGTTCCTCCAGAGCCGTACGGAGTCTTGGGTTGCCGCCGTAGACCTCGTCCCCGGTGACCCAGCCGACGTGGTGTCCGGCGTCCAGGAATCGTTCGATCATCGTGCGGGCCAGTTCCGGCTTGGTCGCGAAGACGGTGTCCTGGCCGAGTCCGGCTGCCCGGCAGCGGTCCGGGTCGCACGTCCAGGAGCGCGGGATGTACAGCTCCCGGTCGACCGCCGCGTGCCCGCGCGTCCCGGCGTAGACGAGGTAGACCGCGACCTGGGAGTTCTCGATCCGGCCGGCGGTGCCGGTGTACTGGCGCTGGACCCCGACCGTGTGGGTGCCCTTCTTCACGTCGCCGGTCTCGTCGACAACCAGGACCGCGGCCTCGTCATAGAGGTGCTCGACGACGTATTCGCGCACGTCGTCACGGATGCCGTCGGCATCCCAAACGGCTCGGCACAGCAGATGCTGCATGCCGTGCGGGCTGGTCTCCCCGGCCCACTCCGCGATCGTCCAGCAGTTCTTGCGCGGCAGGTCCGCCAGCAGGCCCAGCACCAACCGCCCGGCCCGCATCCGTGGTTCGACCCGGACGAACCGGCCCGCGATCCGGCCCATGGCCACCTCGAACGCATCCCGCCAACGGACGGGATCTATGCTGTGACCTGCGGCCACCGTCTCATCGTTACTCCACACAAGTCACGATGATCAACGGTGGCCGCACCCGTCTCCACACCGGCCCACCTTGGCTGAGGGCCCTGCTTAGCCCGTTTCACCGTAACGCTCAACAGCACAGGCCGATGGGCCTACGGTGCCGACAGGGCTGTGCGCTCGGCTTTCTCCAGCCAGTCGGTGTACCAGCGGGCGAACGTCACCGGCGTACCGTCGTCGTCGAGCAGCGGGGCGAGGTCGACGTCGTCCACCCGGCAATCGGACCAGATCGTGCCACGGTGGCTGCCGTTGATGATCAGCCATTCTCTCTGGGCGCAGCCCAGGTGGGAGATCACGATGGCGCCGGCGGTGCGCTCCGGGGCGAACATGATGGCCTCCCACCGCTCGTCCCAAGCCTCGATGGCGTCGTCGAAGTCCTCGATGTCGTCGAAGTCCTCTCCACCTGTGCCCCAATGCCCCAAACACCCTGCTGCCGGAAGGCCCTGCACCCGCCACCACGAGCCGCTGACGCACGCCCACCCACCACTGATCAGTCATGCGCAGACCGTACGTGCAGCCACCGACACCTGGGGCGCGGGCCCACTGCTACGGTCCCGACGGGCTCAAGACTGGCCCAACGCCCCAGACCCCTCAGCACAACACGCACATCGGCCAGCTGAGGCTCTCGATCACGCCCCCAGCAAGATCACGATCTACAGCTGGAGTACTAGCCGATGACGATGTCGCAGTCGGCCGTCCCGCGGGCGGCGATGGTGGCGAAGTCCGCCTGGACGAAGGGGTCGTACGCGGCCGCGGTGAGGGTGCGGGTCGACTTGCGGGGCACCCACTTCGTGCCGGTCGAGTGCCTCACGTCCGCCGCGTCCCACGACAGGTCACAGACCCAGTGGACGTTGCGGCCCGCGGGCCGCGGGTTGGTCGCGTCGGCGTCGATCCTCCAGTTGCCGTCCGCGTTCACGGTGAAGGTGATGTCGCCCCGCACGTTCTTGCTGCTGTCGCTCGTCTTGAACTGGACCGACATCCCGTCCGCCGCAACGTGCTTGGTGGTGGCGTTGGCGTGCGCGGGAACCGTTCCCAGCAGCAGGGAGCCCAGCCCCGCCCCCGTCGCGATCAGCAGCGCCAGCCCCCGGCGAGTCCGGGCCTGACCGGACGTCCTGGTGTTGTCGAGTCGCATCTTCTGTCCTTCTCTCTCGCGTTGTCCCGTGTCTGAGGTGAGCGCCGGGCTGGGGGGCTGCCTTCACGACTGCTCCTCGGCCCGGCACCGCTCAAGCATCGGGCCCGCAGGGGGGCCAAGGCTTGGTGGAGGTCTGAGGCTCGCCTGAGGGCGGGCTGAGGACGGGCTGAGGGTGCTTCTCTCAGTGGGCGAGCCGGGTTGACGGGCGCGTGCGAGCACCACGTCCGGCGAACCGGACGCCAGCGGAGTAGGTGCGGCTGCTGGGATGTTCGCTTTGCGCGCTGCAGGCCGCGCCCCTGAGCACCGACAACAGCAGACGGCCGGAGTTCGAGCAGCCCGCACGTGGGCCGGCGCGGGGCCCGCCCGGGGAATCAGGCCGAGCAGTTCTGGGGGCAACCCGGGCCTGCCCCGCACGCCCGGTCGCCAGGACCGCCTTCGTCGACCCGAATGGCTGATGACGCGGTCACGGCCGTCCGGTGCTGGCAGAGGCCCGGCGTGGCCTCGGCTGCCGGATTTCCGAGGCCACGCGGCTCACTCGGTCAGGAAGGCGTCGATGTGTGACAGGAACTCGTCCCAGGCCGGTTCGAACGCGGTGAGCAGGTGACTGCGGCTCTTGAGCAGGACCAGCCGACTGTCGGGAATGAGCGCGGCCAGCTCATTGGCCTGCGAGGCCGGCACCCGCTCGTCGTCCCGGGAGTGGAGGATCAGCGTCGGACAGGCCACCCTGTGGGCGATGTCGGACACGTCGATCCCGGCGAACTCCTCAAGGAAGCGCACCCCGTTGGACGGCGAGGTCGTCTGCCGCTGGAAAGCGCTGAACCGGTCCCAGTCCTCCGGCGTGCCGTCGGGCAGGAACTGGGAGGCGAAGACCCTAAGGAATCTGGGGTCCTGGTGGATCCATCCCACCCTGGCCACATCCAGGTCGAGGGCCGCCTCGGCGCCCTCGGTCTCGCTTCGGGCCCGGACCTGCCGTCCCCGGGCGTAGGCCCCGGCGAGGATCAGCCGGCTGACCCGCTCCGGATGGCGCACGGCATAGGCCACCGCCACCGCACCGCCCTGCGACACCCCGAGCAGAGGGAACCTGTCGAGCCCCACGGCCTCGACCACGGTCTCCAGATCGTCGACCCAGTCCTCGAACGTGAAGCGCGGAACCACCCAGTCGGACAGACCGCACCCGCGCTCGTCGTAGCGGATCAGCCGGTGGTTGCGGGCGAGCCCTCTCAGCCAGTGCGACCACACCGGAGTCGTCCACTCCAGGTCGAGATGGGACATCCAGTTGGCCGCCTTGAGCAGGGGCGGGCCCGAGCCGACGGCGGCATAGGCGATGCGCGTTCCGTCACCGGCCCGGCAGAACCGGATGGTCTGACGATCGGCGCCGAGCGGCCCACCGCCCGCCGCCGGCTGCACACCGGCGTCACCGCCGGGTCCGTCGGGTGGCACCCCCGCCCCGAGGACCGTCGCCGCAGCCACGAACTGGTAACCCCGCCGGTGCACCGTGCGGATCGCCTGCTGTCGGCTGCCGGTGTCATCCACGGCCAACCGCGCGGTCCGCAGCGCCGTGGTGAGCGCGGCCTCGCTGACGAAGCGGTCTCCCCACACCGCGTCGAGCAGCTCATTCTTCGGCACCACGCGGTCACGATGCTCGACCAGATGTCGCAGCAGGTCAAGGGCCCGGGGCTCTACGTGCACCGGTTCGCCGGCCAGCCGGAGCTGATGCCGAGCCGTGTCCAGCTCGTACTCCCCAAAGCGATACGTGTCCCCCTCCACCTTTGCAGCGTACAACTCCCGTCTATCTGCGTACACATGAACGAGTAGCAGGTACGCCGCCATAGAGCTGGCCACGGACACATGGCCGACGTGGGCGGCGCACGTCAACATCGCGAACCGGCCCGCCGGCAGCCCAAGCATCGCGCTGTACCACCCGACGTCTCCGTACAAGTCACTGTGGGACGTGGGCGCGATGGCACTGCTGTTGCTGCTCGAACGGCGGCAACACCAACAGCCTCGACGCGGCGGCCTCTTCGCCGGCTACATGCTGGCCTATGCCGCCGGCCGTTCGACGACCTACACCATCCGGCTCCTGGACCGGAGCCCCCAGCAACTCGAACGCCGCATGGGCCACCGCGCCCGCGTGGTCAGTGCCCTGGCCGGCTTCCGGGTCGCCTCACTAATTCATCGACGGCCCCCAGCGGGACACTCCGGCATCATCGAGCAAGCGGTACATATCCGCGGCGGGGAGGGAGGGGTTGGCCGCCGCTGCGTAGCTTGTGTCGGGGTCGGCGAGCATCTGCCGGAGACGAGGCAGGGGGAGCCGGGGGTCCGCGGCTGCCTGTTCCCTGGTGTGCGGGTGTCGGCTGAGGGCGTCCAGGGCTTGCGGATCGAGGCCCGGGTCCAGAAAGGCCAGGCGTCGATAGACGGGATCGAGGGCTTGGGCGAAGCGGGCGGCGAGGTCGTGAGTGGGGAAGTTGGGGTGCCGGACGAGCAGGTCTACGGCGCGGTGGGAGCTGGTCAGGTAGAGATCGAGAAGGAGATCGGCGGGGGCGTCGGGGTGGTTCTCCGCCAGCAGGAGGCGTACGGCGAAGTCATTGTCGCGGGCGAGCTGACCGACGAGGTCGTTTGGAAGCGCAGGGCAAGCCGCTGCGCTGCGACGGAGCCACGGGTGTGCGGAGTTCGCGCAGCGACGCAGGAGATCGGTATCGTGTCGGCCTTCCTCGAGTACCCAGGCAAGTGGGGAGAGACGGTCTTCCGGGGAGACGCGGTAGTCGATGTGGAGGCGTTGTTCCTCGGTGAGTTCCGGGCGGACGCATACGAGGAGGCGGATGTTCGCGTCGGAGGAAGTGGCGAGCATCCGGACGAGCAGCTGCTTCGCCTCGCGGTTGTCCTCCTCAATCTGCCACCTCACGCCGGACCGCGAGATCATCTCCGGCACCGGAGTTGCCCGCGCGCTTGGGCCGGCCGAGGACGACTCCGGTCAGGACCAGAAACAGCCCGCACAGTTGCTGAACGGTCAGTACCTCTCCTGCGACCGCTGTGCCGAGCAGCACACCGGTAACGGGGTTGAGCAGCCCGATCAGTCCGACTGTCCCCGCGGGCAGGTGCCGCAGCCCGGTGAACCAGGCCGCGAAGGCCAGCGCGGTGGCGATCAGGGCAACGTAGCCGAACGCGAGGAGCGTAGGCGTGGAGAGCGCGGGCGGAGAGCCCTCCACGGCTGCGGCGACCGGGAGGAGGAGCAGGCCTCCGGCGGTGAGTTGCCAGGCGGTCGAGGCGAGAACATCAGCGCCGGCACCCCACCGTTTGGTCAGAATGTGGCCGAACGACGACACCAGCACGGCGGCGGCCGAGGCGAGGACTCCCGGCACGCTCACCCGTTCCACGCCGGTGAGCAGCATGAGGCAGACCCCGCCGAGTCCGATCGTGGCGCCGGCCAGGTGAGCGGTCCGAGGTCGCTCGGACACCAGGGGCCAGGCGATGAGCATCATTGTCAGTGGGGACACCGCCATGACGGTCGAGGCGACGCTCGTCGGGAGCGACTGGGAGGCGGCATAGACGAGGACGAAGAACACGCTCATGTTGAGCAGCCCGAGCACCGCGGACCGCCACCACCACCCGCCGCGGGGCCGCTGCCTGCGCAACGCCAGAAGGACCAGGCCTGCGGGCAGCGCCCGAAGGGCAGCCCCGTAGAGCGGGCGGTCAGCCGGCAGGAACTCGTGGGTGACGAAGTAGTTGGTCCCCCAGGCCGTCGGCGCGACTGCGGTCAGTGCCACCCACCGTATATTAGCTTCCATGGAAGCTAATATAACTTCCCGGGAAGCTATTATGAGGCGCATGGAGCAAGGTGAACCGCTGGACCGCGTGGCCCGTATCCAGGCTGACTGGCGCCGCGAGCGACCCGACGTCGACGTCAGCCCGCAGGGAGTGATCGGCCGACTGCACCGCCTGGCCGACCGGCTCACCGAGGAACTCTGTCTCGTCTATGGCCGCTACGGTCTCGGTGAGGGAGAGTTCGACGTTCTGTGCGCCCTCCGCCGCGCCGGTGAGCCCTATGAGCGGGCGCCGGGCGAGCTCGCCGTGCACACCATTGTCACCACCGGTGCGATGACGAAGAGAATCGACCGCCTGGAGCGAGCCGGACTCGTCACCCGCCGCCATTCCGACGGCGACCAACGCGGTCGGATCGTCGCCCTCACCAGCCCCGGACGCGAACTGATCGACCGAGCTTTCACCGACCACATGCGTAACGAACGTTACCTGCTGGATCTGCTGACGCCTGCCGAGGCCAAGTCGCTTGAAACGCTGCTCACCAACTGGCTCTCCCGCTTGGATCATCCGCGTACACCCGGCGGCGAGTAACCGTCCCCCTCGGGCCGCGACCAGTGGCTTGAAGGCGTACGACTGGGACGGCGATCGCTTCCGGGAAGTACTCGCCCCACGGTCCATGTCGTCGATCCGCAGCACGACACCGTCGGCGGCGGCGTGCACGAAGACATCGGCCGGGGTTCGCAGTCGCCGGCCGATCGGGCCGGGCTCAGCCGCGTCGGGTGAGCAGAGGCCTGACTCCGCGATCGCATCGCTGACGATCGAGCCCGACGTCGCACAGCTCCGACAGTGCTTCACGCGGCAGGTTGGTGCGCGGGTAACGGGGCAAGGCAAGCACAACGTGGCCGGTGAAGACCGGCTCCCGCTGCCCTCAAGCGCCGGTGTCCGTGCCGTTCGTACAGCTCCGCCTCACCCGGCGCGCACCACGGCTCGGTCAACTCCTGTCAAATCGCCGAGATTGTGGCGAGAGACGCAGGTGAAGGCAGGATGGGACGGAGTCGCGCGGGCTGCGGGTCGTTGGGGGCGGCCATGCCGTCGATCAGGCCGAGGTCCAGGGTGCCGGTCGCGAGTTCGTGGGTGACGGCTTCGCGGCCAAGCACCCGCAGTGCCACCTCCAGGAGGGGCTGCGTCCGGCGGATGCCGGCGAGAGGGAGGGTGAGCCGTGACGTCATGGCCGGCGGTGAGACACCGAGGGTGATGCGGGTGGCTGGTGCCGCAGTCAGACGCGCGATGTCCGCGCGGGCGGCGTCCAGTCGCAGCAGCAGCGGCCCGGCGTGCTCCAGTGGCCGGATGCCTGCGACCGTCGGAGAGACCGGACGCCGTTGCAGCAGGAGTGTTCCGAGGTCGTTCTCGAGCGCGGCGATGTGCTGGGACACGGCCGACTGGGTGTAGCCGAGCTCACGAGCCGCCTCGGAGAAGGAACCGCAGCGCGCCACGGCCACGAAGGTGCGGAGGAGGTGCGGATCCATGTCCATCAGTATTGCTTATCGAACCATGAATCTTAATCGTTGGTGCTGAACTCGATGACTGGGGCAGGATGTGCGCATGCCTCAACCCGGGAACTTCTGGACAGCCCGTCTCGCCCTGGTGGGCGACCGTTCGCCCGGCGTGCGAGCCCACGCCCGTATCCCTGAACTCCTCGACGCACTGGTCCAGCGCGACCAGCTCGCCCTGGACGCCTACTGGATTCCGACCCGGGAAGCGGAATCCGGTGGCTCCCTCGCCGGGTTCGATGCCGTCTGGCTGGTGCCGGGCAGCCCGTACGACAGCGAAGCCGGGGCGATCGCGGCCGTCCGCACCGCCCGTGAGGCGGGGATCCCGTTTCTGGGTACCTGCGGTGGTTTCCAGCACGCGGTCCTGGAGTTCGCGCGTGACGTTTGCGGGCTCGTCGGCCTTGAACATGCGGAGAACCAGCCGGAGGCCGAGGACTTGCTGATCGTTCCTCTGGCGTGCTCCCTGGTCGGTCACGAGGGAGCGGTCACGGTAGAGGCGGGATCACTGGCGGAGCGTGTCCTGGGAGCCGAGCGGACCCTGGAGCGGTACCACTGCTCGTACGGACTCGGCACGCCCCATCTGGATGCGTTGCGCGCGCACGGTCTGCGCTTCAGCGGCGCCGATGACGCAGGTGACGTGCGTATCGCCGAACTGCCGGGCCACCCGTTCTTCCTCGCGACCCTGTTCCAGCCCGAGCTCGCGGGCGACGGAACCCGGGTCCACCCGATCATCCGGGCGCTGGCGGCCGCGGCGGTCGAGCACGCCGCCAAGAGCTCGGTGCCCACGCACACGTGAGACGAGCGACTGCTCGGGGATGGCGTGGCGCCGGTTCCCGGGCGGGCCGAGTGCGAGAGAGGGCACTGCGGAAACAACCCTTCGCCGCGCCACCAGGGATCAGTTCCCCCAAAGACCCGGAGTGATCCAGTTCCCACCAGCAAGCTGCGCTACTCGGAGTGCCATGTCCATCCACACAACCCCACCCCGGGGCAACGAGGTCCTCTACCGGGGTGACGACCTCGAAGCCTTCCACCAGGCCACGAACCTCCACCTCGGCCCCAACCGCATGCGCACCGGCCCGGGACCGCGGTCGGCGGTACTGAGGAGGCTGCACCGGGGCGCCGTGTCCCTGCTCGATGTCACATGCAGTGCTGCCACGGAGGTCTGGCCCATAGACCTGCCCGTCTTCGGCCTACGCATGGCCACCGCAGGACGCATCAGCGCCGAAGTGAACGGCCACACCGTCCGGACTCCCGCCCATCTGGTCGGCCCGGAACAGTCCGTACGGTTCGACAACAGCGCCGGCAGCGCCATCCTGTTCGCGATCATCGACGCGTCCGCCGTTCAGCAGGCGCTGCGTCTGCGTCTTGGCGACGCCCCTCCCGTATCGGTGCGATTCGCCACCGAAGTGCACCATGGGGCAGAGCCCGTTCTCGCCATCTTGCGCGCGATGGCCCACGCCGCGGAAAGCGGCCTGCTCCACCGCTCTCCCCTGGCAGCCGGCAGCTTCGAGCAGACACTGGTCCACGCCTTGGTCGATACGCAGAAACACACCCTCACCCGCAAGCTCGCATCGCAGACCCGGCTGCTGCACCGGGCCACGCCCAGCGCACTGCGCCGGGCCGTGGCCTACTGCGAGGAGCACGCCCACGAGCCGATCTCGGTGGCCGACATCGCTCTGGCCGCTCGGGTGCCCCTTTCGACCCTCCAACGGCAATTCCGTACACAACTGCGGACGACGCCGTTGCAGCACCTGCGCCGCGTTCGACTGGATCACGCTCACCAGGACCTGCTTGCCATCGCCGGCGGCCACGCGGCCGGAGACGTCACACTGGTGGCCCTGCGCTGGGGATTCACCCACCTGGGCCGCTTTGCGGCGTTCTACAAGAGCGTCTACGGCCACACGCCCTCCCAGACGCTCAGAGGCGGACACCCCGACCGCGTTCGTCGTGATCGCTTAGTTGGCCGAGTCCTGGCCGGCGCCGGAAGTGCGGCAGGAACCGGCAGAGTACGCAGTGGCCAGCCGTGGTGGGGTCGGCAACCCGACAGCGGTTACGCGCTCGTCTCGTCCGGGTCTGCGTCTGCACGTTCCACCGCATCGGCAAGCAGAGCTATCTGCTGATACGTGCAGCAGTCCGCCATCTCGGTGCCGAGCTCCGCATGGCACCGTTCGCATGCCAGATTCGGGCCGTCCAGTCCAGCCGGCCCGCAACAGCCCGAGCGTCGCCCCTTGCCGAGAACCGGTTCCAGACCTCGCGCGTCTCCGGGGCACAGGACGAACGCGGCAGGGACAACCCAGGACATATCGATGCCCAGCACCCCGTACTTACTCAAAGGGGTCTCCGGCTCGACCGCATACGTGCCCGGGGCCAGGCGAGGGGGGCATTCCTGCCCTTCGGGCATGCGGAAAGGCATCGGCGCGTCGTTCGGATCGGGCAGGGCGACCTCTCGCACAGCCCGACTCACGTGAGATCGGCAATGACGGCAGCGGAACACAATCACAGCATCATCCTCACATCCACAGATCCGGGTGAGTCCCACCTGACATCGGAAACCGCCCACCAGGCGGCAGCCAAGCTCTCGAAATGGAATCCTATCCAGGATCTGTGCCTCACGGAAGACTGAAATAACTTTCGCACGCAGAAGGAAGTGGCTGAATGGAAAATTTGACGATACCAGGCAATGCCGAGGTTCATGATGGTCGCCTTTCAAAGAGCATCAGCGAGCACTCGCGAGGTCGTTGCTGCAAGTTCAGACTGTGCGGCAGGCGATCGTGTGGATTCTAGTAGTGGCGATATCGTACGCCTGTCTGGGAGGAGAAATTGCGGCGCTTATTTCAGGACTCCTTCATGGGGGGGTGGCGGTGGAGCTAGCGGAAGCAAGGCTCTCGCGTCAAGCGTAATAGCCGTAAACCTCTTGCCGTGGACTGCGGTAATCGCGTACCGTGCGCTATTTGCTCGGCTTCCCGGCAGGGGTCGATGAAGCTCTCCCTCGCAAAGGTCGAATCGTCACACGCGCTCAGCGAAGGGCCTAATGTGACACTCCGGCTCGAAGTCGCTGTTGCGCCTGATGGCGATCACCCTGCCTTTCGCGCGGGCTGCAAGGCCATCGTTGACTTGCTGGACCTCGACACCTTTAAGAAGGGTCAAATAATTGTCGTGCGCTACGACCCCAAGCACCTCTGGCGGATTCGAGTTGCTTCTCGACCCTCGTTCGCCTGGGCGGAACGTGCAGCAGCTGCCCGGATTTCATCGGCGTCGACGGAGACGCTGCGTAAGCCGCCTCTTCCTCGCCAACGAGTTCTCGTCGCATCACTCGCTCTTGCGATGGGATCGGTTTTCGCGGCCTGGTACGCCCCTGGACTGCTCTGACCCCAGGCTGCGAGGCGACAACCAGAGCTCTGTGCCGGGCAGCCGACAGGGACCAAGGGGGCCTGCGCGGTCGGGGTCTGCCCGGCGAGAGCCCATGTGGCCTGCGACGTAGCCGGTCGGGCAGCCATCGTGGTAGTCGTGTTCCCCAGGTCGGCGGTGCCGCTTCGACCTGGCTGGCGAGTGTTGTTGGCCCTTGCCGGTGGTGGAGGGTGGGCGGAAGAGGGGGACGCGTGGGGCGTGGGGAGCGGGAGACGCTCGCGAAGGGAGCGCGACTGTATGAGGCGGCGCGGGCAGTGGCCGGCGACCATGACAGGGCGGTCGGGGCGGTACGGGAGGCTCTGAAGCCGATCCATGACGCCGAGGTGCGACGGGAGCTCGAGGCCATCCCCGTCGCCCGACTGCAGGAAGCCACCGAAGCGCGGCTGCGCCTGGGCATCGTGGAGAGGAGCGGACTGCGCACGGTAGGCCGTGTACTTCAGGCGGGGCCGTACCGGTTGCGGCAGATACCCGGTGTCGGGCAGGTCACGGTCGACCAGCTCCTCGCCGCCGCTCGAAGACTGGCCGACGCCGCGCACGAGAGCGTCGCCGTCCACATCGACGTGGACCGGCCGGAGCCGCGGACCACCGCCCTGGTCACAGCCCTGCACGTGCTGGTGGAGGCCGGCCCGGACGCCCGGCGCGCGGTCGACAGGGCCGCCGTCCTCTCGGCGCGACTGGGTCCGTTGCTGGCTGACGCTCAGCTGGTCGCCGGACGGTTCCGGACACTGCTCGCGGGCCAGGACAAGAGGGCCCGGGCGCTGGCGGCCGTCGCGGAGATCCGGTCGCTGCTGGACGAGGCGGATCAGGCCGGGGTGCCCGGGCTGTTCGCCCAGGCGTCGGTGGATCTGCTGCGGGGACCTTCGAGCGACGTCGCGGCCTGGGTCGACTTCGAACTCCGCTCCGCCGAGTACTACGGCCTGCTGGCGGGGATCTCCGGGCGGGTGACTGACTCGGCCGCCTCCGAGGGCTTCGTCCCGGACGAGATCGCCGAGCGGGTACGGACCCAGCGCCTCGACGACTCTCACCGGCGGGTCTCCCTGCGCGGCTACCAGGCGTTCGGTGCGCGCTTCGCCCTCGCTCAGCGCAAGGTGGTCCTCGGTGACGAGATGGGTCTCGGCAAGACCATCCAGGCGATAGCCGCGCTGACGCACCTGGCTGCCGAGGGGCAGAGCCACTTCATGGTCGTCTGCCCGGCGAGCGTGCTGGTGAACTGGACGCGGGAGATCGAAGCCCGCAGCACCTTGCGCGCCGCGCTTCTCCACGGCCCCGACCGGCACCTCGCGTTCGCCGACTGGAAGGGACGCGGCGGGGTCGCGGTGACCACCTTCGAAGCGCTGCGCGGGTTCCCTGCCCCGGGCGGCGGAGAAGTCGGGATGCTCGTGGTCGACGAGGCGCACTGTGTGAAGAACCCGAAGGCCCTGCGGTCCCAGGCGGTCGCCCAATGGGCGGAGCGCTGCGACCGTGCCCTCTTCATGACCGGTACCCCGATGGAGAACCGGGTC
This DNA window, taken from Streptomyces sp. SCSIO 30461, encodes the following:
- a CDS encoding alpha/beta fold hydrolase; its protein translation is MDSAVFRFGQYALDADRRRLSLDGRRADVEPEALELLCHLVEHRGRVVPAEELRDMMGHGRAVGEATLAALIRTARQAIGDSDTRQQMIRTMHPHGYRFVAPTTVAATPPASSATAPGIPAGAEADHEVIRFCRSADGTRIAYARTGEGPPLVKTANWLTHLDLDRTNPMWAHWFDGLTRGRQLIRYDERGCGLSSWDMGSFTLDDLVADLDAVADAVGLDHFPLLGVSQGGAVAVAYAALRPERVSHLILTSAYARGQQIRAGSDAERDAAEVDLNIARAGWRSQDSSFLRYFASQFLADATPAEWDAFAAYQRQTTSPANGLRFLEEFTRIDISGIAHDVTCPTLIIHARDDARVPVSQSLELATLIPDSRLVLLDSRNHLFTADDPAWPTFLTHLYNFLSE
- a CDS encoding IS701 family transposase, which translates into the protein MGRIAGRFVRVEPRMRAGRLVLGLLADLPRKNCWTIAEWAGETSPHGMQHLLCRAVWDADGIRDDVREYVVEHLYDEAAVLVVDETGDVKKGTHTVGVQRQYTGTAGRIENSQVAVYLVYAGTRGHAAVDRELYIPRSWTCDPDRCRAAGLGQDTVFATKPELARTMIERFLDAGHHVGWVTGDEVYGGNPRLRTALEERGIGYVLAVACSAEVPTGAGKFRADALAAKVPKRAWQKLSAGHGAKGQRFYDWAVIDLAEAAPGHHQLLIRRNRSTGELAYYRCHSTTPASLATLVKVAGSRWRVEETFQTEKGLAGLDEHQVRRYPSWARWVTLAMLAHAFLAVVRADEHAHRPTPDDLIPLSCNEICRLFIALVVRPVLDAAHRLAWSDWRRRHQARSRTSHYRRQAASQT
- a CDS encoding alpha/beta fold hydrolase; amino-acid sequence: MEGDTYRFGEYELDTARHQLRLAGEPVHVEPRALDLLRHLVEHRDRVVPKNELLDAVWGDRFVSEAALTTALRTARLAVDDTGSRQQAIRTVHRRGYQFVAAATVLGAGVPPDGPGGDAGVQPAAGGGPLGADRQTIRFCRAGDGTRIAYAAVGSGPPLLKAANWMSHLDLEWTTPVWSHWLRGLARNHRLIRYDERGCGLSDWVVPRFTFEDWVDDLETVVEAVGLDRFPLLGVSQGGAVAVAYAVRHPERVSRLILAGAYARGRQVRARSETEGAEAALDLDVARVGWIHQDPRFLRVFASQFLPDGTPEDWDRFSAFQRQTTSPSNGVRFLEEFAGIDVSDIAHRVACPTLILHSRDDERVPASQANELAALIPDSRLVLLKSRSHLLTAFEPAWDEFLSHIDAFLTE
- a CDS encoding EamA family transporter, which gives rise to MRWVALTAVAPTAWGTNYFVTHEFLPADRPLYGAALRALPAGLVLLALRRQRPRGGWWWRSAVLGLLNMSVFFVLVYAASQSLPTSVASTVMAVSPLTMMLIAWPLVSERPRTAHLAGATIGLGGVCLMLLTGVERVSVPGVLASAAAVLVSSFGHILTKRWGAGADVLASTAWQLTAGGLLLLPVAAAVEGSPPALSTPTLLAFGYVALIATALAFAAWFTGLRHLPAGTVGLIGLLNPVTGVLLGTAVAGEVLTVQQLCGLFLVLTGVVLGRPKRAGNSGAGDDLAVRREVAD
- a CDS encoding MarR family transcriptional regulator, with protein sequence MEQGEPLDRVARIQADWRRERPDVDVSPQGVIGRLHRLADRLTEELCLVYGRYGLGEGEFDVLCALRRAGEPYERAPGELAVHTIVTTGAMTKRIDRLERAGLVTRRHSDGDQRGRIVALTSPGRELIDRAFTDHMRNERYLLDLLTPAEAKSLETLLTNWLSRLDHPRTPGGE
- a CDS encoding LysR family transcriptional regulator, with amino-acid sequence MDPHLLRTFVAVARCGSFSEAARELGYTQSAVSQHIAALENDLGTLLLQRRPVSPTVAGIRPLEHAGPLLLRLDAARADIARLTAAPATRITLGVSPPAMTSRLTLPLAGIRRTQPLLEVALRVLGREAVTHELATGTLDLGLIDGMAAPNDPQPARLRPILPSPASLATISAI